In Saccharolobus solfataricus, a genomic segment contains:
- a CDS encoding enoyl-CoA hydratase/isomerase family protein — METIVTKEEPPIEWIVLNRPDKLNSINSIMIREIGDILRQIVDNDKIKVVIFTGSGKAFSAGADISQFKDLDPVKAWEFAIKGRELMDYIERYPKPTIAMINGYALGGGLELALSCDLRIASQIAELGLPEINLGIYPGFGGTQRLVRLIGKGRAMEIIMLGDIIKADYAERIGLVNRVVEPSSLEKEVRELALKLAEKPQIAIRLIKTVVNYGNDAPILSGLTLESLGWGIAFATEEEKKRVNEFLSRRSK, encoded by the coding sequence ATGGAGACAATAGTTACAAAAGAAGAACCCCCAATAGAATGGATAGTATTAAATAGACCAGACAAATTAAATTCAATTAACTCGATTATGATAAGGGAAATTGGAGATATTTTAAGGCAAATTGTAGACAATGATAAAATTAAGGTTGTTATATTTACGGGTTCTGGAAAGGCCTTTTCAGCTGGAGCTGATATTTCTCAGTTTAAAGATTTAGACCCAGTTAAAGCTTGGGAATTTGCTATAAAGGGAAGAGAACTAATGGATTATATTGAAAGGTATCCTAAGCCTACCATAGCCATGATAAATGGATATGCGCTAGGTGGAGGTTTAGAGCTAGCATTGAGTTGTGACCTTAGAATTGCTTCCCAAATTGCAGAACTAGGATTACCAGAAATTAATTTGGGAATTTATCCCGGATTCGGCGGTACTCAGAGATTGGTTAGGCTAATTGGAAAAGGGAGAGCGATGGAAATTATCATGTTAGGTGATATAATAAAAGCCGATTATGCGGAGAGAATAGGCCTTGTAAATAGAGTTGTAGAACCTTCATCTCTTGAAAAAGAGGTAAGGGAATTGGCTTTGAAACTTGCCGAAAAGCCACAAATAGCTATAAGATTAATAAAGACTGTAGTAAATTATGGTAACGACGCTCCAATACTGAGTGGTTTAACGTTAGAAAGTTTAGGATGGGGTATCGCATTTGCAACGGAGGAAGAGAAGAAAAGAGTTAATGAGTTCCTTTCAAGGAGGTCTAAATAA
- the cyoE gene encoding heme o synthase, whose protein sequence is MSLQQKIKAYLKLGKLGVVSLLDLAAIAGAFLAYKHGISLLPIIPMLIGGTLASMGAMIINSGIEINRDKVMSRTSNRPTVVGYVSRKEVIVVGSLLAVLGTALGFIDNALTAFFIALGVIIYVFVYTILLKPRTWLNIVIGGFAGSAAAWAGYTSLTNSLTLEAFLLGFLIFMWTPGHFWSLALKYREDYINAHYPMLPAVVGITTSARAIATSNALMIPIVLLMGYYISLIALIVFSVLSALLLFLSYRLILNPTKEEAMKSFIFSNIYLMLILLSIIIIKLI, encoded by the coding sequence ATGAGCTTACAGCAGAAAATAAAGGCTTATTTAAAATTAGGTAAACTTGGTGTGGTAAGTCTTCTTGATTTGGCAGCAATTGCTGGGGCTTTTCTGGCGTACAAACACGGCATTTCACTTTTACCAATCATTCCTATGCTTATTGGAGGTACATTAGCGTCAATGGGTGCAATGATAATTAATAGTGGAATAGAAATAAATAGAGACAAAGTAATGTCTAGAACATCAAATAGACCTACAGTAGTTGGCTATGTCAGTAGGAAAGAAGTTATAGTAGTGGGCTCACTTCTAGCAGTTTTAGGTACAGCATTAGGTTTTATAGATAACGCTTTAACTGCTTTCTTTATAGCACTAGGGGTAATAATATATGTATTCGTATATACGATCCTATTGAAACCTAGGACATGGCTAAACATAGTAATAGGTGGATTTGCTGGTAGTGCTGCAGCTTGGGCTGGTTATACGTCTTTAACTAATTCTTTAACTTTAGAAGCATTTCTTTTAGGTTTTCTAATATTTATGTGGACTCCAGGCCATTTCTGGTCGTTGGCACTAAAATATAGAGAGGATTACATTAACGCTCATTATCCAATGTTACCTGCTGTGGTCGGTATAACTACTTCTGCAAGGGCAATAGCAACTTCTAATGCCTTAATGATTCCTATTGTACTTTTGATGGGATACTACATTAGCCTTATAGCGCTTATAGTGTTTTCTGTTTTAAGTGCATTATTATTGTTTCTTTCTTATAGGTTAATACTTAATCCAACCAAGGAAGAAGCAATGAAATCCTTCATATTTTCAAATATTTACCTAATGTTAATACTTTTAAGTATAATAATAATTAAATTAATATGA
- a CDS encoding homoserine dehydrogenase, with amino-acid sequence MKLLLIGYGNVGKAFRRLLHEKKDNYPILQGVEIAGIITRQGLMVGDKENFSPDKQLTVLEAIDYINPDVIVDMSVPNYKDGEPSVSAYIKALSRKIHVITVNKAPLALKFREIFEVAEKTGAKIGFQGTVMSGTPSINLFRIQPVAEVSRIRGILNGTTNYILTRIYEGLSFNEALKEAKEKGYAEEDPTLDLNGFDAAAKLTILSNFIMNRSLKLGDFKFKGITEITNEEIRRAKSEGKKIKLIAYADNYVVQVSPQIIGPQDPLYYIDGVENALEIQNEIQRIIIRGPGAGPINAAYGALSDLVLLLEGCL; translated from the coding sequence ATGAAGTTACTTTTAATTGGATATGGTAATGTTGGAAAGGCATTTAGAAGGCTATTACATGAAAAGAAAGATAACTATCCAATATTGCAAGGTGTTGAGATTGCAGGAATAATAACTAGGCAAGGACTAATGGTCGGAGATAAGGAGAATTTTTCTCCAGATAAGCAATTGACTGTCTTAGAGGCGATTGATTATATAAACCCTGATGTAATAGTCGATATGTCAGTACCTAATTATAAAGACGGTGAGCCATCTGTTAGTGCTTATATAAAGGCATTATCAAGAAAAATTCACGTAATAACAGTCAATAAAGCACCGCTAGCCCTAAAGTTTAGAGAGATATTTGAAGTTGCTGAGAAAACTGGTGCCAAAATTGGATTTCAAGGAACTGTAATGAGTGGTACTCCTTCTATTAATCTTTTTAGGATTCAACCAGTGGCTGAAGTCTCTAGGATTAGGGGAATTCTTAATGGTACTACAAATTACATTTTAACCAGAATTTATGAAGGATTAAGTTTTAATGAAGCTTTGAAAGAGGCAAAAGAGAAAGGCTATGCAGAGGAAGACCCAACTTTAGATCTTAATGGATTCGATGCAGCAGCAAAACTGACAATTTTATCCAACTTTATTATGAACAGAAGTCTAAAATTAGGTGATTTCAAATTCAAGGGAATAACTGAGATTACTAATGAGGAGATTAGAAGGGCTAAAAGCGAAGGTAAGAAAATAAAACTAATAGCCTATGCAGATAACTATGTAGTTCAAGTTTCTCCTCAAATTATAGGGCCTCAAGATCCCTTATACTATATAGATGGAGTTGAAAATGCACTAGAAATTCAAAATGAAATACAGAGGATTATCATTAGAGGTCCAGGTGCAGGTCCGATAAATGCTGCATACGGTGCCCTTTCAGATTTAGTGTTATTATTGGAAGGATGTTTATGA
- a CDS encoding CopG family ribbon-helix-helix protein — protein sequence MSAEKISISLPKELYRELEDFIIRKGIPDRSKIFQIALRNYLDENRDGNEIIYGIINLVYDHEEASEALTEIQHEYNDSIISTLHLHVSEKICIEAIAVKGEKRKLVELNNKLGQIRGILKARLLISFPYEKT from the coding sequence ATGAGCGCTGAAAAGATAAGTATATCTTTGCCAAAAGAACTTTATAGGGAACTAGAGGATTTCATTATACGAAAAGGTATACCCGATAGATCCAAGATCTTTCAGATAGCTTTGAGGAATTATCTAGATGAGAATAGGGACGGCAATGAGATCATCTATGGTATTATAAATCTGGTATATGATCATGAGGAAGCATCTGAAGCGTTAACTGAAATTCAGCATGAATATAACGATAGTATAATTTCTACATTGCACTTACACGTTAGTGAAAAGATATGTATAGAGGCCATAGCTGTAAAGGGAGAGAAAAGGAAGCTTGTTGAGTTAAACAATAAATTAGGCCAAATTAGGGGAATCCTTAAAGCCAGGCTATTAATATCTTTTCCTTATGAAAAGACTTAG
- a CDS encoding B3/B4 domain-containing protein, with the protein MKRLSISEDVRRLGVFVAMTEVSNVDAKRPLDTLDDIIRNLEEKYASQDVESLRNDPVVRAYRDFYWRIGIDPTKTRPSGEALRRRLARGNKLPRINIVVDIGNIVSAETLVPIGLYDRDKIVGDLHLVMSKGNEEFLGLGKKKEKLDKGIPILVDDEGKVLHIYPHRDSVLTSITLNVKNVVIIGAGVPNIDENLVKYAVDRVADLLEKVCNGKREYNTMVIR; encoded by the coding sequence ATGAAAAGACTTAGTATTTCTGAGGATGTTAGAAGGCTAGGGGTTTTTGTAGCAATGACTGAAGTGAGTAATGTAGACGCTAAAAGACCTCTAGATACGTTGGATGATATAATTAGAAATCTTGAAGAAAAGTATGCTTCTCAAGATGTAGAGTCCTTAAGAAATGACCCAGTAGTTAGGGCTTATAGGGACTTCTATTGGAGGATAGGGATAGATCCAACTAAAACTAGGCCTAGTGGTGAGGCTCTTAGAAGGAGATTAGCTAGAGGGAATAAACTTCCTAGAATTAATATAGTTGTTGACATAGGAAACATAGTGAGTGCCGAAACTTTAGTTCCCATAGGTTTATATGATAGGGATAAGATCGTAGGTGATTTGCATTTGGTCATGTCTAAGGGTAATGAAGAGTTTTTAGGGTTAGGTAAAAAAAAGGAAAAACTAGACAAGGGAATACCAATACTAGTTGATGATGAAGGTAAGGTTCTTCACATATATCCTCATAGAGATTCAGTCTTGACTAGTATAACCTTAAACGTTAAAAACGTTGTTATAATTGGAGCTGGAGTCCCTAATATTGATGAAAATCTGGTCAAGTATGCAGTAGATCGTGTAGCAGATTTATTAGAAAAAGTGTGTAATGGAAAGAGAGAATATAATACTATGGTGATTAGATGA
- the tldD gene encoding zinc metalloprotease TldD — MFKYIKKAEELGASFADIRYERVIANEVTITEDRKYVSHGVDEGYSIRVIYNRNWGFKATDKITENEIEDTINHIYGDERVNIVYLPSKHDTIKIGKDINKNEEEKINDLHKVASQVNTLHPSIKSYSIKYYDEIFHKEYYSSEDREIIADGSSSSLSILVVAREGDVTVEVSEILSTQMGYIFDVFDINQVLANLQKRIINQLKGSTPKAGEYPVILAPEVVGIFTHEAIGHLSEADVTLNGSLYKLRNKRIGDEFLNISDLPAMDHPQSSLVYYDDEGVEGREVKIIENGILKEFMTDRYYSAYLGQPPTGNARAQSYRNFSLIRMRNTYMKPGDASLNELFEGIKEGYYLVSPIGGETSSNGTFQFAIQEGYRVENSEIKEPLRNIGISGNTISTLNAIEMISKDFGMSSGFCEKNGQTVQVSNGGPHIKVKKLKVGGYV, encoded by the coding sequence ATGTTTAAATACATTAAAAAAGCTGAAGAGCTAGGAGCCAGTTTTGCCGATATTAGATACGAAAGAGTAATAGCAAATGAAGTAACCATTACAGAGGATAGAAAATACGTAAGTCACGGAGTAGATGAAGGTTATTCGATTAGAGTAATTTATAATAGAAATTGGGGATTTAAAGCAACTGATAAGATTACTGAAAACGAGATAGAGGATACCATAAATCACATATATGGTGACGAAAGAGTTAACATCGTATATTTGCCTTCAAAACATGATACTATAAAAATTGGTAAGGATATTAACAAAAATGAAGAGGAAAAAATCAACGATTTGCACAAAGTCGCGAGCCAAGTTAATACCCTTCATCCTAGTATAAAATCATATTCCATAAAATATTATGATGAAATTTTTCATAAGGAATATTATAGTTCAGAGGATAGAGAAATAATAGCTGATGGGAGCTCCTCTAGTTTATCTATTTTAGTTGTTGCAAGGGAAGGAGATGTAACTGTTGAGGTGTCAGAGATATTAAGCACTCAAATGGGTTATATATTTGACGTTTTTGATATAAATCAAGTATTAGCTAATCTTCAGAAGAGAATCATAAATCAATTAAAGGGAAGTACACCTAAAGCTGGTGAGTATCCAGTAATTTTAGCTCCAGAGGTAGTAGGGATTTTTACACATGAGGCTATAGGGCATTTGAGTGAGGCTGATGTAACATTAAACGGATCGCTATATAAATTAAGGAACAAGAGAATAGGAGATGAGTTCTTAAACATCTCTGACCTTCCCGCTATGGATCATCCTCAGTCTAGTCTCGTATATTATGACGATGAAGGAGTTGAGGGAAGAGAGGTAAAAATTATCGAGAATGGTATTCTAAAAGAGTTTATGACTGATAGATACTATTCAGCATATCTGGGGCAACCTCCTACTGGAAACGCTAGGGCACAAAGCTATAGAAACTTCTCATTAATCAGAATGAGAAACACTTACATGAAGCCTGGGGACGCTAGTTTAAATGAATTATTTGAAGGAATAAAGGAAGGATATTATTTGGTTTCACCTATAGGTGGTGAAACGAGTAGTAATGGTACGTTTCAGTTTGCAATTCAAGAAGGTTATAGAGTAGAAAACAGCGAGATAAAAGAACCATTAAGAAATATTGGGATTTCTGGCAATACAATAAGTACTCTAAACGCGATTGAGATGATTTCTAAGGATTTTGGAATGTCTTCAGGCTTTTGTGAAAAGAATGGGCAAACAGTTCAAGTTAGTAATGGAGGTCCACATATTAAAGTGAAAAAGCTTAAGGTGGGAGGCTATGTATGA